The following coding sequences lie in one Rutidosis leptorrhynchoides isolate AG116_Rl617_1_P2 chromosome 4, CSIRO_AGI_Rlap_v1, whole genome shotgun sequence genomic window:
- the LOC139843474 gene encoding putative disease resistance protein At4g19050 gives MADTNTSNPQKTNFTMEDLSSIQKDIYKALQDEEVKTINIFGAAGAGKTRMAKRVSERCIRDKLFNFTIWAFMCRAYTENSLSVSIARQLCLYSADVEWEVEDDDKEQKNDNEVEKSDNLIEKIRAKLKGNKVLIILDDFLAEKENENENKFREILKNILPDPNFKTVLVSRVKRDDKSFDVKFEVQALSKEPSNSLLIEKLNPEKKSKILEDPGKKLIEKINPNLPGHIIILAKALNCLGSFEESSILDKELEEASEKYSVSKLLCTKHDVLPIGVLKDLWWRGPHFFRDSGSVHYSELITYWILEGFLGFGSMTNLYKKGHAIVIELMECGVLKRQEDGYVFMDQSLIKIEDLYDQCVDENPSLGLATLFTSDAEGFGRITHEDGMLKTPSTRKRHLSNEVGGQDHLTTLLLDGTHFTEQEIFKFLESEKKLQVLALFNPTIKSLKSFDMNGLRVLVLRGCEYLQVLPDHPLKSLNVLEISGARSLKALRSVFFRNMSNLKSLHLSGLQITRLPLAFYDLQELQWLIIKDCPGLKKLESISKLKNLLVVDLSGNTALKTVDKNFLNFTKLQTLNLSQTSVSTTPLLRNIGSITHLLCHEGKELDRLRGLNLLTSLQTIDLSGSKKFEEFHDSSLQSLNSLRTLELSGTLIDRLPYNISKPRYLYLKNCLQLTQLSNIESFVKLEELDLSGSTNLDKIQDGFFDQMTNLRILNLSETNVQRLPSLSNLSDLRELLLSRCKSLTHLPSLKSSSKLEIFDVLNCSDLEDLEDESFKLMTRLQKLDCSETKIKSLPSLSDPSNLRQLLLKNCKALTNLELNVSFLNLEELNLSGVSSFKRAEFINDISTLRILDLSNTSIELLPSLTKLTNLTHISLADCKFIETELDLSLLSKLEVLDLSRTSIKRLLNLTNSKNLQKLLLKGCSNFENFTHEMASECPKIPNDISELSHLDYLELPNLESDTKQQDEWNVCELSDNGKPPVFHSGSQLLQFTKYGDQVGPYHLCAIPAKVDGQTGDRYLQRHDLVFRDLYLEASHFTKYKENKLLQIRGFNHFPNGIENIIREVDVVFLIDYKLKGLQPGFDPSILRNIKGLWIERCDEFITIFSEKEDSNNSSFELSIENFRVSNNLRLENIYNGNKSFMSFNCLKSLHLDNCPKLTTVFTSWFPINLEDLQIKYCDKMTSLSENGGELPNLQTLHLWEVPELENINILFPNIETLKIWECPKLKETNDQFEVGDRLKKLWICGASSLKSLCTRNKGLQDSINLENLKLENCAMLEYVMSSSSPLQRIHTIEITSCEKIRTLFTQNNDTITRLNTLRLKDLPVLKSIGTKFTSSENMHAFECPNLRLEGVIVD, from the coding sequence GGAGCCGGGAAAACACGAATGGCTAAGAGAGTAAGCGAACGTTGCATTAGGGACAAGTTATTTAATTTCACAATTTGGGCGTTTATGTGCAGAGCGTATACCGAAAATTCTCTCTCTGTGAGCATCGCTCGACAGTTGTGCTTATATTCTGCTGATGTGGAATGGGAGGTTGAGGACGATGATAAGGAACAAAAGAATGATAATGAGGTAGAGAAATCGGATAATTTAATTGAAAAGATAAGGGCAAAGCTTAAAGGGAATAAAGTACTTATTATTCTAGATGATTTTTTAGCcgaaaaagaaaatgaaaatgaaaataagttTCGGGAAATATTGAAGAATATTTTGCCTGATCCAAATTTCAAAACAGTTTTAGTCTCTAGAGTTAAAAGGGATGATAAGAGTTTTGATGTTAAATTTGAGGTTCAAGCTTTATCTAAAGAACCGTCCAACTCTTTATTGATAGAAAAACTTAATCCCGAAAAAAAATCGAAGATACTCGAGGATCCAGGTAAAAAGTTAATCGAAAAAATTAACCCTAATTTGCCTGGacacataatcatactagcaaAAGCTTTGAACTGCTTAGGTTCATTTGAAGAGTCGTCTATTTTAGATAAGGAGTTAGAAGAAGCATCTGAAAAGTATAGTGTAAGCAAGTTATTATGCACGAAACATGATGTATTGCCGATAGGGGTTTTGAAAGATTTATGGTGGCGTGGGCCCCATTTCTTTCGTGATTCGGGTAGTGTTCACTACAGTGAGTTAATAACTTACTGGATTTTAGAAGGGTTTCTTGGTTTTGGTAGCATGACAAACTTGTACAAAAAGGGTCATGCTATTGTGATTGAGCTTATGGAGTGTGGTGTACTTAAAAGACAAGAAGATGGTTATGTTTTTATGGACCAGTCACTTATAAAGATCGAAGATTTATATGATCAATGCGTTGATGAAAATCCGAGTCTTGGTTTGGCGACTTTGTTTACTTCTGACGCAGAAGGTTTTGGGAGAATCACGCACGAAGATGGAATGTTGAAAACACCTTCAACGCGTAAAAGGCATTTATCAAATGAAGTTGGTGGTCAGGATCATCTTACGACGTTATTGTTAGATGGGACCCATTTTACGGAGCAGGAGATATTTAAGTTTCTCGAATCCGAAAAGAAACTTCAAGTTCTTGCTTTGTTCAATCCCACTATAAAGTCTTTGAAGTCGTTCGATATGAATGGGCTTCGTGTTCTTGTTCTTAGAGGTTGCGAGTATTTGCAGGTACTCCCGGATCACCCTTTAAAATCTTTAAATGTTCTTGAAATTTCGGGTGCTCGGTCTTTAAAAGCACTTAGGTCGGTTTTCTTTAGGAACATGTCGAATCTTAAAAGTCTTCATCTTTCGGGACTCCAAATTACCAGATTACCCTTAGCGTTTTACGATCTTCAAGAACTTCAATGGCTAATCATTAAAGATTGTCCTGGTTTGAAAAAGCTCGAAAGTATCtcaaaattaaaaaatcttttagTCGTTGATTTGTCTGGTAACACCGCTTTAAAAACAGTCGACAAAAACTTTCTGAATTTTACAAAACTTCAAACCCTAAATCTTTCTCAAACCTCTGTTTCGACCACACCGTTGCTTAGAAACATCGGTAGCATCACTCACTTATTATGTCACGAAGGTAAAGAATTAGATAGATTACGAGGTTTGAATTTGTTGACTAGTCTACAAACTATCGATCTTTCGGGTTCTAAAAAATTCGAAGAGTTTCATGATTCGTCGTTACAGAGTTTAAATTCACTTCGAACCCTTGAGCTATCAGGAACTTTAATTGATCGTTTGCCTTATAACATTTCGAAACCTCGTTATCTATATCTAAAGAATTGTCTTCAGTTGACACAACTTTCAAACATCGAATCCTTTGTAAAGCTCGAAGAACTTGATCTTTCGGGTTCAACGAATCTGGACAAAATCCAGGACGGATTCTTCGACCAAATGACAAATCTTCGAATCCTCAACCTTTCAGAAACAAACGTTCAACGTCTACCATCACTTTCAAACCTTTCAGATCTTCGTGAACTGTTGCTATCACGCTGCAAGTCCCTAACACATTTACCGTCGCTTAAATCTTCAAGTAAATTGGAGATTTTCGATGTCTTAAATTGTAGCGATTTGGAAGATTTAGAAGACGAGTCTTTTAAGTTGATGACTCGTCTTCAAAAGCTCGATTGTTCAGAAACAAAGATCAAATCCCTCCCTTCGCTTTCGGATCCAAGCAATCTTCGTCAACTATTACTCAAGAATTGCAAAGCGTTAACAAATCTCGAATTAAATGTGTCCTTTTTGAATCTTGAGGAGTTAAATCTTTCGGGTGTTTCTTCTTTTAAGCGAGCCGAATTCATAAATGACATAAGTACACTTCGAATTCTCGACCTCTCTAACACCTCGATCGAGCTTTTACCATCCCTTACAAAACTCACAAACCTTACTCATATTTCACTAGCCGATTGCAAATTCATAGAAACCGAGCTCGATCTAAGTCTACTTTCTAAGCTTGAAGTTTTGGATCTTTCTAGAACATCGATCAAACGTCTACTGAATCTCACAAACTCCAAAAACCTTCAAAAACTTCTTCTCAAAGGTTGTTCTAACTTTGAAAACTTTACGCACGAAATGGCAAGCGAGTGCCCAAAAATACCCAACGACATCTCTGAATTAAGTCATCTTGATTACCTCGAGTTGCCAAATCTCGAATCTGACACCAAACAACAAGACGAGTGGAACGTTTGTGAGTTGTCTGACAATGGCAAACCTCCCGTATTCCATAGTGGCTCTCAGCTTCTACAATTTACGAAATACGGCGATCAAGTGGGACCATACCATTTATGTGCAATTCCTGCAAAGGTTGATGGTCAAACAGGAGACCGATATCTTCAAAGACATGACCTCGTCTTTCGAGATCTCTATCTCGAAGCTTCTCATTTCACAAAATACAAGGAAAACAAGTTGTTGCAAATTCGCGGATTCAATCATTTCCCAAATGGTATCGAGAACATTATTCGTGAGGTCGATGTTGTCTTTTTGATTGATTATAAGCTCAAAGGGTTGCAACCCGGATTTGATCCTTCTATTCTTCGTAATATTAAGGGGCTTTGGATTGAAAGGTGCGACGAATTCATCACCATTTTTAGCGAAAAGGAAGATAGCAACAATTCTAGTTTCGAGTTATCTATAGAGAACTTTAGGGTTTCTAATAATCTTCGATTGGAAAACATATATAATGGAAATAAATCGTTTATGAGCTTTAACTGTCTTAAGAGTTTGCATTTGGATAACTGTCCAAAGCTTACAACTGTTTTTACATCATGGTTTCCAATTAACCTTGAAGATCTTCAAATCAAATATTGTGACAAGATGACGTCGTTATCAGAAAACGGAGGTGAACTTCCAAATTTACAAACGTTGCATCTATGGGAAGTACCAGAACTTGAAAACATCAACATCttgtttccaaatatagaaactctcAAAATTTGGGAATGCCCGAAACTGAAAGAAACTAACGACCAATTTGAAGTTGGCGATCGTTTAAAGAAGTTGTGGATTTGTGGTGCGAGTAGTTTGAAGAGCTTGTGTACAAGAAATAAGGGATTACAAGATTCCATCAATCTTGAAAATCTTAAATTGGAAAATTGTGCAATGCTTGAATATGTTATGTCTTCATCTTCACCATTACAACGCATTCATACCATTGAGATCACGTCGTGTGAGAAGATACGGACTCTGTTTACGCAAAACAATGACACGATAACACGGTTAAATACATTGCGTCTTAAAGACCTACCAGTGCTGAAAAGCATAGGCACCAAATTTACATCGTCGGAAAACATGCATGCTTTTGAATGCCCAAATTTGCGACTCGAAGGTGTGATTGTTGACTAG